In Schistocerca serialis cubense isolate TAMUIC-IGC-003099 chromosome 8, iqSchSeri2.2, whole genome shotgun sequence, one genomic interval encodes:
- the LOC126416030 gene encoding dihydrolipoyl dehydrogenase, mitochondrial-like: MNLRLFHRLTSIKPPNVPCSPVCPQLSCVQRRQYAASHEADVVVIGSGPGGYVAAIKSAQLGMKTVCVEKNDTLGGTCLNVGCIPSKAMLNNSHYYHMAHSGDLAKRGVEVSDLKLNLKAMMEAKTTAVKALTGGIAHLFKQNKVQLLNGHGKITGPNEVTVIKADNSTETVKTKNIIIATGSEVTPFPGIDIDEERIVSSTGALSLNKVPQRLIVIGAGVIGLELGSVWSRLGAEVVAVEFMPTVGGVGIDGEVSKTFQRILAKQGLKFKLGTKVTGAAVQENLIKVSVEDVKDSSKKEELECDVLLVCVGRRPYTLNLGLEEMGIERDPKGRIPVDSKFQTVKPNIYAIGDTIHGPMLAHKAEDEGISCAEAIAGGPVHIDYNCIPSVIYTHPEVGWVGRTEEDLKKDGKQYKIGKFPFAANSRAKTNNDTDGFVKVLADVATDRILGIHIIGPSAGELINEGVLAMEYGASSEDVARSCHAHPTCSEALREGCLAAYFGKPINM; the protein is encoded by the coding sequence ATGAACTTACGTTTGTTTCACAGACTGACCTCCATAAAGCCTCCGAATGTACCATGTTCTCCCGTTTGCCCCCAGTTAAGTTGCGTACAGCGGCGACAGTACGCAGCATCTCATGAAGCCGATGTTGTAGTTATTGGATCGGGGCCGGGCGGCTATGTGGCTGCCATAAAATCAGCTCAGCTGGGCATGAAGACTGTGTGTGTAGAGAAGAACGACACGTTAGGAGGAACGTGCCTCAATGTCGGTTGTATTCCTTCCAAGGCAATGTTGAACAACTCACACTACTATCACATGGCTCATTCGGGTGACCTAGCAAAGAGAGGCGTAGAAGTATCTGACTTGAAATTAAACTTGAAAGCCATGATGGAAGCGAAAACTACTGCTGTGAAAGCTCTAACGGGAGGTATTGCTCACCTGTTCAAGCAAAACAAGGTTCAGTTATTGAATGGGCACGGCAAAATAACTGGACCAAATGAAGTTACTGTGATAAAAGCCGACAACTCAACAGAAACTGTGAAAACCAAAAATATAATTATTGCAACAGGATCAGAAGTGACTCCATTTCCTGGAATAGATATAGACGAAGAAAGAATTGTTTCGTCTACAGGGGCGTTGTCCTTGAACAAAGTTCCGCAGAGATTAATCGTGATTGGTGCTGGTGTAATTGGTTTAGAGTTGGGATCTGTTTGGTCAAGGCTGGGCGCTGAGGTAGTTGCTGTGGAATTTATGCCTACTGTCGGAGGAGTAGGAATAGATGGAGAAGTATCTAAAACGTTCCAGAGGATATTGGCAAAGCAAGGTTTGAAATTTAAGTTGGGAACAAAAGTGACTGGTGCTGCTGTCCAGGAAAATTTAATTAAAGTCAGCGTTGAAGATGTGAAGGATTCGTCCAAAAAGGAGGAACTGGAATGTGATGTCTTGCTGGTGTGTGTCGGAAGGAGGCCGTACACCTTAAATTTGGGCCTTGAAGAAATGGGCATTGAACGGGATCCGAAGGGAAGAATTCCTGTCGATTCTAAATTTCAAACAGTGAAACCGAATATTTACGCCATTGGCGACACTATCCATGGTCCAATGTTGGCTCACAAAGCTGAAGACGAGGGTATTTCATGCGCAGAAGCCATTGCTGGGGGCCCAGTGCATATTGATTATAATTGCATTCCTTCTGTTATCTACACTCACCCTGAAGTTGGTTGGGTTGGTCGGACTGAAGAAGATTTGAAAAAGGATGGCAAACAATACAAAATAGGAAAATTTCCATTCGCAGCAAACAGCAGAGCAAAGACAAATAATGATACTGATGGCTTTGTGAAGGTATTAGCAGACGTAGCGACAGACAGAATATTGGGCATTCATATCATAGGACCAAGTGCCGGAGAGCTGATCAATGAAGGAGTGTTAGCGATGGAATATGGAGCGTCTAGTGAGGATGTTGCAAGATCGTGCCATGCTCATCCAACATGCTCAGAGGCTCTCAGAGAAGGATGTCTAGCTGCGTACTTTGGAAAGCCAATTAATATGTag